The Natrinema pellirubrum DSM 15624 region CATCGGCCGAGCGCTCGTCGGCGTCGACCCGGGTGACCGCCTGTCCGACCATCTCGCTGATGTGGGCGTCGCTGCCAGCGGTCATCGGTAGCTCCCGCGACCGGGCGTAGCGCTCGGCCTGGCGGTTCGCGCGGCCGGTAAACAGCCGCGAGTTGTAGACCTCGATCGCGTCGCCCAGCGCGAGCTGTTCTCGAGAAATACGTGCCATGACGCCGTGTCGAGCCTCCTGGAAGGGATGCGGGATCACTGCGAGCCCACCCTGGTCGTGGATCGCCTCGAGCGTCGACTCGAAGGAGAGTCCCGGCGGGACTGCCTCCTCGAGTCCCAGCCCCAGTACGTGGCCGGCCTTACTCGAGATTTCCATGCCCGGAACCCCGACCAGTCCGTACTCGGGGGCCAGTTCGGCGGCCTCGAGGCTCGCGTCGATCTCGTCGTGGTCCGTCACGGCGATCGCGTCCAGCCCGACGGCCTCAGCCTGCTCCAAGATGAGTTCGACCGGGTCGCGACCGTCGTAGGACAGCGACGAGTGCGTGTGGAGTTCGACCGACAGCACGAGCGTACGTTTAGGCGGCCTGATCAAAAACGACTCGGTCCGTCGGCTGCGATCGTCGAATCCGATCGCCAATATACATGAACGTGCATATAGAAACCCATTTACCGACCGACTTTCACCACCTAGGTGAATGAGTCTTGCCGATTCGGACCGCGAACTCGTCGTTTCCGAGCTGGGGCGGGAACCGACTCGAGCGGAGGCGGCGCTGTTCGAGAACCTCTGGAGCGAACACTGTGCGTACCGCTCCTCGCGACCGCTGCTGTCGGCCTTCGACAGCGAGGGGGCGCAGGTCGTCGTCGGGCCGGGCGACGACGCGGCGGTCGTCGCGCTCCCCGGCGAGGAGGGCGAGGACGCGACGTACATCACGATGGGGATCGAGAGCCACAACCACCCCTCCTACGTGGACCCGTTCGACGGCGCGGCGACCGGCGTCGGCGGCATCGTCCGGGATACGCTCTCGATGGGGGCCTACCCGATCGCGCTGGCCGATTCGCTGTACTTCGGCGAGTTCGGCGACGACCACTCGAAGTACCTCTTCGAAGGCGTCGTCGAGGGGATCAGCCACTACGGGAACTGTATCGGCGTCCCCACCGTCGCCGGCAGTGTCGACTTCCACCCCGATTACGAGGGCAACCCGCTGGTCAACGTCGCCTGCGTCGGGCTGACGAACGAAGACCGGCTG contains the following coding sequences:
- a CDS encoding PHP domain-containing protein, with the translated sequence MLSVELHTHSSLSYDGRDPVELILEQAEAVGLDAIAVTDHDEIDASLEAAELAPEYGLVGVPGMEISSKAGHVLGLGLEEAVPPGLSFESTLEAIHDQGGLAVIPHPFQEARHGVMARISREQLALGDAIEVYNSRLFTGRANRQAERYARSRELPMTAGSDAHISEMVGQAVTRVDADERSADAILAAIADGRTTVEGKRTPWRISVQQFAGGVTRRLSRVLSVLR